One Glycine max cultivar Williams 82 chromosome 6, Glycine_max_v4.0, whole genome shotgun sequence DNA segment encodes these proteins:
- the LOC102663127 gene encoding uncharacterized protein has protein sequence MRRGKSEANTKKKKDTTPIECKEVPYPLVPSRKDKERHLAKFLDIFKKLEITLPFGKALQQMPLYAKYFMDMLTKKNRYIHSDRIVVEELEIIPTRMTLQLADRSITRPYGVIEDVLVKVKHLIFPADFVVIDIEEDADIPLIFGFPFMSTTSCVVYMGKKMLQMGIEDQKISFDLFHEDKEPPNRNVCFKVHVMEERRPKKKVLEVGTLLDPG, from the exons atGAGGAGAGGCAAGAGTGAGGCAAACACTAAAAAGAAGAAGGATACTACTCCAATTGAATGCAAGGAGGTACCTTATCCATTGGTACCCTCcaggaaagataaagagcgaCATTTGGCCaaatttcttgatatcttcaagaaactggaaattacttTGCCATTTGGAAAAGCACTTCAGCAAATGCCCCTCTACGCCAAATATTTTATGGATATGCTGACAAAGAAGAACCGGTATATCCATAGTGACAGAATTGTTGTGGAAG AGCTTGAGATAATACCTACACGCATGACCCTTCAGTTAGCTGATCGCTCCATCACAAGACCgtatggagtgattgaagatgttttggtgaaggtgaaACACCTTATATTTCCAGCTGATTTTGTGGTGATAGACATAGAAGAGGATGCTGATATTCCTCTAATTTTTGGCTTCCCATTCATGTCTACTACAAGTTGTGTAGTATATATGGGAAAGAAGATGTTGCAAATGGGCATAGAAGATCAGAAAATCAGCTTTGATCTATTTCATGAAGATAAAGAGCCACCTAACCGGAATGTCTGTTTTAAAGttcatgtgatggaggaaagaagacctaagaagaaggtccttgaagtGGGAACTTTATTGGATCCTGGATAA